In Nonomuraea sp. NBC_00507, the following are encoded in one genomic region:
- a CDS encoding putative cobaltochelatase: protein MTITYPFSAVVGLADLKLALLLNAVSPRVGGVLVRGEKGTAKSTIVRALAAQLPEVQVVAGCRFACDPAAPDPGCPDGPHEPGEQRAVRPAALVELPVGASEDRLVGSLDVERALTEGVKAFEPGLLAAAHRGVLYVDEVNLLHDHLVDLLLDAAALGTCYVERESVSVRHEARFLLVGTMNPEEGELRPQLLDRFGLTVEVRASRDPQERAEVIRRRLAFDADPESFAGRWRPAESELAGRIARARVRLPEVRLPDARLRQISTVCAAFEVDGLRADLVTANAAIAHAAWHGRDRVTTEDVRAAARLALPHRRRRDPFDAPGLDEELLDRLLEETSGDDDDEPPGGGADPEISGPEPDAGSGADDDGGRQDPAAGGPGDEGAAEPEVGNGADRPELDAGAAEGDPGKGPGASQVEPRPGTGQPDPGAGQVAAMAAPYRVPRLEVPGVGEGAAGRRSRSRTPRGRAAGSRQPEGRLRDLHLTATLLAAAPHQRQRGRTGAGLRLRPEDLREVVREGREGNLVLFVVDASGSMAARRRMTAVKTAVLSLLLDAYQRRDKVGLVTFRGDSASVTLPPTSSVEAGAARLRSLPTGGRTPLAAGLVAAAEVLRVERLRDPARRPLLVLVTDGRATAGGDVDRAADLLRGTASVVVDCEGGPVRLGLAVRLAARLGAALLPLDSLGELGSLVRDYRKVG from the coding sequence GTGACCATCACCTATCCGTTCAGCGCCGTCGTCGGTCTTGCCGACCTGAAGCTGGCCCTGCTGCTCAACGCCGTCTCACCACGCGTCGGCGGAGTGCTGGTACGCGGCGAGAAGGGCACGGCCAAGTCCACGATCGTCCGCGCCCTGGCCGCCCAGCTGCCCGAGGTCCAGGTCGTGGCCGGGTGCCGGTTCGCGTGTGATCCGGCGGCGCCCGACCCCGGCTGTCCCGACGGGCCGCACGAGCCGGGCGAGCAGCGAGCCGTCCGGCCGGCCGCGCTCGTCGAGTTGCCGGTGGGCGCTTCCGAGGACCGGCTGGTCGGTTCCCTGGACGTGGAGCGGGCGCTGACCGAGGGGGTGAAGGCGTTCGAGCCGGGATTGCTGGCCGCCGCGCACCGGGGCGTGCTGTACGTCGACGAGGTGAACCTGCTGCACGATCACCTCGTCGACCTGCTGCTCGACGCGGCGGCGCTGGGCACCTGCTACGTCGAGCGGGAGTCGGTGTCGGTACGGCACGAGGCACGCTTCCTGCTGGTCGGCACCATGAATCCGGAGGAGGGCGAGCTGCGGCCGCAGCTCCTGGACCGCTTCGGCCTGACGGTCGAGGTGCGGGCGTCGCGGGATCCGCAGGAGCGGGCCGAGGTGATCCGGCGCAGGCTCGCTTTCGACGCGGACCCGGAGTCCTTCGCCGGCCGATGGAGGCCGGCCGAGTCCGAGCTGGCCGGGCGGATCGCCCGTGCCAGGGTGCGGCTCCCCGAGGTGCGGTTGCCTGATGCCAGGTTGCGGCAGATCTCCACGGTGTGCGCGGCGTTCGAGGTGGACGGCCTGCGGGCGGATCTGGTGACGGCCAACGCGGCCATCGCGCATGCCGCCTGGCACGGGCGGGACCGCGTGACGACCGAGGACGTGCGGGCGGCGGCGCGGCTGGCGTTGCCGCATCGGCGGCGGCGTGATCCGTTCGACGCGCCGGGGCTGGATGAGGAGTTGCTGGACCGGTTGCTGGAGGAGACTTCGGGCGACGACGATGACGAGCCGCCCGGCGGTGGCGCGGACCCCGAAATTTCAGGACCTGAGCCGGATGCCGGGTCCGGTGCGGATGATGATGGCGGCCGGCAGGATCCGGCGGCCGGCGGGCCTGGCGACGAGGGGGCGGCCGAACCCGAGGTTGGCAACGGGGCGGACCGGCCCGAGCTCGACGCGGGCGCGGCCGAGGGTGACCCAGGGAAAGGGCCCGGCGCGAGTCAGGTCGAGCCCCGCCCCGGCACTGGGCAGCCCGACCCCGGCGCGGGGCAGGTGGCTGCCATGGCGGCGCCGTACCGTGTGCCTCGTCTAGAGGTGCCCGGCGTCGGCGAGGGTGCGGCGGGACGGCGCTCGCGCTCGCGCACCCCGCGCGGCCGGGCCGCCGGCTCCCGGCAGCCGGAAGGCCGCCTGCGCGACCTGCATCTGACCGCCACCCTGCTGGCCGCCGCCCCTCACCAGCGACAGCGGGGCAGAACCGGGGCGGGGCTGCGGCTGCGTCCCGAGGACCTGCGTGAGGTCGTCCGCGAGGGCCGCGAGGGCAACCTGGTGCTCTTCGTCGTCGACGCGAGCGGCTCGATGGCCGCGCGCAGGCGGATGACCGCGGTCAAGACGGCGGTGCTGAGCCTGCTGCTCGACGCCTACCAGCGCAGGGACAAGGTCGGCCTGGTCACCTTCCGCGGCGACAGTGCCAGCGTGACGCTCCCGCCGACCTCCTCGGTCGAGGCGGGTGCGGCCAGGCTGCGTTCGCTGCCGACCGGCGGGCGTACGCCGCTGGCGGCCGGGCTGGTCGCGGCGGCCGAGGTGCTGCGGGTGGAGCGGCTGCGCGATCCGGCCCGGCGCCCGCTGCTCGTGCTGGTGACCGACGGGCGCGCCACGGCGGGCGGCGACGTGGACCGGGCCGCCGATCTGCTGCGCGGCACGGCGAGCGTGGTCGTGGACTGCGAGGGCGGCCCGGTGCGGCTGGGGCTGGCCGTACGGCTGGCCGCCAGGCTCGGCGCCGCGCTGCTGCCGCTCGATTCACTGGGCGAGCTGGGCTCGCTGGTACGCGACTATCGGAAGGTGGGTTGA
- a CDS encoding ABC transporter permease has translation MNALQLAFADGATIAKRNALKIRRAPDLLGGVVTLPIVFVLLFTYVFGSMISLPGMSYGEYLLPGIFVMTIVTSAQITGYTLTQDLQKGIFDRFRTLPMSPSAVLIGQTVSDVIMNLTSIVTMVLVGLLVGWRINSSPLEAALGFLMLLLFAYAFSWVTATVALALRTPEVFNNVATILSFPLVFLSNAFVDSTRLPGPLKPIAEWNPVSTLIQAARELFGNTSPAIPTPSAWPMQHAVPVSFLWSVVLLAVFVPLATRLYKRAVSQ, from the coding sequence ATGAATGCCCTGCAGCTCGCCTTCGCCGACGGCGCGACGATCGCCAAGCGCAACGCCCTGAAGATCCGGCGGGCCCCCGACCTGCTGGGTGGCGTGGTCACGCTTCCGATCGTGTTCGTGCTGCTGTTCACCTACGTCTTCGGCAGCATGATCAGCCTGCCGGGCATGTCGTACGGGGAATACCTGCTCCCCGGGATCTTCGTCATGACGATCGTCACCAGCGCGCAGATCACCGGCTACACGCTGACGCAGGACCTGCAGAAGGGCATCTTCGACAGGTTCCGCACGCTGCCCATGTCCCCCTCCGCGGTGCTGATCGGCCAGACCGTCAGCGATGTGATCATGAACCTGACCAGCATCGTCACGATGGTGCTCGTCGGGCTGCTCGTCGGATGGCGCATCAACAGCTCTCCGCTGGAGGCCGCCCTGGGGTTCCTGATGCTGCTGCTGTTCGCGTACGCCTTCTCTTGGGTGACGGCGACGGTCGCGCTGGCCCTGCGCACCCCGGAGGTCTTCAACAACGTGGCCACCATCCTGTCGTTCCCGCTGGTCTTCCTGTCCAACGCCTTCGTCGACAGCACGCGCCTGCCCGGGCCGCTCAAGCCGATCGCCGAATGGAACCCCGTCTCCACACTCATCCAGGCGGCACGCGAACTGTTCGGCAACACCAGCCCGGCCATCCCCACACCCAGCGCCTGGCCGATGCAACACGCGGTGCCGGTGTCGTTCCTCTGGTCGGTCGTGCTCCTGGCCGTGTTCGTGCCGCTGGCCACGCGGCTGTACAAGAGAGCCGTCAGTCAATGA
- a CDS encoding class I SAM-dependent methyltransferase: protein MIGQLYGDALNGASAELEYVDGTRVALETARWFEPVDGDEALLSRCASPTLDIGSGPGRLTTALTRRGVQALGIDINPRAVTLTRRAGGFALLRDVFDEVPDSGRWATALLADGNIGIGGNPETLLRRVRQLVRPGGEVLVEVAAPETRSRVDRVRLRRGPLAGDWFGWATVSVNDIQRLARASGFPVVDSWTRHGRWMASLS from the coding sequence ATGATCGGGCAGCTCTACGGCGACGCGCTTAACGGAGCGTCCGCCGAGCTCGAGTACGTCGACGGCACCCGCGTCGCGCTGGAGACCGCGCGCTGGTTCGAGCCGGTTGACGGCGACGAGGCGCTCCTCAGCAGATGCGCCAGCCCGACCCTGGACATCGGCTCGGGTCCCGGCCGCCTCACCACCGCGTTGACCCGCCGCGGCGTTCAGGCGCTCGGCATTGACATCAACCCTCGCGCCGTCACCCTCACCCGCAGGGCGGGAGGCTTCGCCCTGCTCCGGGACGTCTTCGACGAGGTCCCGGACAGCGGCCGGTGGGCGACGGCGCTGCTCGCCGACGGCAACATCGGCATCGGCGGCAACCCCGAGACGCTGTTGCGCCGCGTCAGACAGTTGGTCCGGCCGGGCGGCGAGGTCCTGGTCGAGGTCGCAGCGCCCGAGACGAGGAGCCGGGTCGACCGGGTACGGCTGCGCCGCGGCCCACTCGCCGGGGACTGGTTCGGGTGGGCGACCGTATCGGTGAACGACATCCAGCGCCTGGCGCGAGCCAGCGGATTCCCCGTCGTGGACAGCTGGACGAGGCACGGCCGCTGGATGGCTTCCTTGAGCTAG
- a CDS encoding TIGR04282 family arsenosugar biosynthesis glycosyltransferase, with protein sequence MAQIVIIAKEPVAGRAKTRLTPPYSPHQAAALAEAALRDSLLAVSATPATQRVLALDGLPGSWLPPGFVVIPQRGSGLDERLAAAFSDAYRLRPEAVVLIGMDTPQVTPALLGEAVEALECHDAVFGPAADGGFWLLGLREPDPSLLQGVPMSHPETGKLQLDRLDQAGLTVRLLPELTDVDTAADAVAVAEQAPSSRFAATLRELGR encoded by the coding sequence GTGGCCCAAATTGTGATCATTGCCAAGGAGCCCGTGGCCGGGAGGGCCAAGACGCGTCTGACCCCGCCATACAGCCCGCACCAGGCCGCCGCCCTCGCCGAAGCGGCTCTCCGCGACAGCCTGCTCGCCGTCTCCGCGACGCCCGCCACCCAGCGAGTACTCGCCCTGGACGGGCTGCCGGGCAGCTGGCTGCCGCCCGGCTTCGTGGTGATCCCACAGCGCGGCTCGGGACTGGATGAGCGTCTGGCGGCGGCGTTCTCGGACGCGTACCGGCTCCGGCCCGAAGCCGTCGTGCTGATCGGCATGGACACCCCGCAGGTGACTCCCGCCCTGCTGGGGGAGGCGGTGGAGGCATTGGAATGTCACGACGCCGTGTTCGGCCCGGCCGCGGACGGCGGCTTCTGGCTGCTCGGCCTGCGCGAGCCGGATCCATCGCTGCTGCAGGGGGTGCCGATGTCCCACCCGGAGACCGGCAAGCTCCAGCTCGACCGGCTGGATCAGGCTGGACTCACCGTCCGCCTGCTTCCTGAGCTGACCGATGTCGACACCGCGGCGGACGCCGTCGCGGTGGCCGAGCAGGCGCCCAGCTCCCGCTTCGCCGCCACGCTGCGGGAGCTGGGCCGATGA
- a CDS encoding ATP-binding cassette domain-containing protein, giving the protein MPDAIMAEGLVKKYGNVTALDGMELSVPEGTVFGLLGPNGAGKTTTVRILTTLLKPDAGHARVAGFDVVRDAPRLRAHIGASGQYAAVDDHLTGAENLEMVGRLYHLGAKRSRQRARELLERFDLTEAADRPVQGYSGGMRRRLDLAGALVAHPPVLFLDEPTTGLDPRARVSLWDVIGELVAEGTTVLLTTQYMEEADRLAHRIAVVDHGHVIALGTADELKDQVGGDRIELSVTSAADLRTASRTLAPLAVGDMRLDTTALRMTIPVTSGAAALTSALGHLAAERITVRDAGLRRPTLDDVFLSLTGHQADEKIEETAR; this is encoded by the coding sequence ATGCCAGACGCGATCATGGCCGAGGGCCTGGTCAAGAAGTACGGCAACGTGACCGCCCTCGACGGCATGGAGCTGAGCGTCCCGGAGGGGACGGTGTTCGGGCTGCTCGGCCCCAACGGCGCCGGCAAGACCACCACCGTGCGGATCCTGACCACGTTACTGAAGCCGGACGCCGGGCACGCCCGGGTGGCCGGGTTCGACGTCGTCCGCGACGCCCCCCGGTTGCGCGCCCACATCGGCGCCTCAGGCCAGTACGCCGCCGTCGACGACCATCTCACCGGTGCCGAGAACCTGGAGATGGTCGGCCGCCTCTACCACCTCGGCGCCAAGCGCAGCCGGCAGCGCGCCCGCGAGCTGCTGGAGCGCTTCGACCTGACGGAGGCGGCCGACCGGCCGGTGCAGGGCTACTCCGGCGGCATGCGACGGCGGCTCGACCTGGCCGGCGCGCTGGTCGCCCACCCGCCGGTGCTGTTCCTCGACGAACCCACCACCGGCCTGGATCCGCGGGCCCGCGTGAGCCTGTGGGACGTCATCGGCGAGCTCGTCGCGGAAGGCACGACCGTGCTGCTGACCACCCAGTACATGGAGGAGGCCGACCGGCTCGCCCACCGCATCGCGGTGGTCGACCACGGGCACGTGATCGCGCTGGGCACCGCCGACGAGCTGAAGGACCAGGTCGGCGGCGACCGCATCGAGCTGTCGGTCACGAGCGCGGCCGACTTGCGGACCGCCTCACGGACGCTGGCGCCGCTGGCCGTCGGCGACATGCGGCTCGACACCACCGCCTTGCGGATGACGATCCCGGTCACCAGCGGTGCGGCCGCGCTGACCAGCGCACTCGGCCACCTGGCCGCCGAGCGCATCACCGTACGCGATGCCGGCCTGCGCCGGCCGACCCTGGACGACGTGTTCCTGAGCCTCACGGGACACCAGGCCGACGAGAAGATCGAGGAGACCGCCCGATGA
- a CDS encoding DUF1707 SHOCT-like domain-containing protein: MTTHVSGLDRERAVELVQQAYAEGRLDPDELEQRLELALTATSSRDLEPILADLPPDEAVRIGSTGGRILRSGDWHVPRHLRIDSEYGRVRLDLSQALIPHSQINIELRLAYGSARITLPAGASANADGVRTEWGRVICKAAGRPRPGALHVHITGELPYGRLTIRNSRT, translated from the coding sequence ATGACCACACACGTCTCCGGCCTGGATCGTGAGCGGGCGGTGGAGCTGGTCCAGCAGGCGTACGCGGAGGGCCGGCTCGACCCGGACGAGCTGGAGCAACGCCTCGAACTGGCGCTCACCGCCACCTCCTCCCGGGACCTGGAACCGATCCTCGCCGACCTGCCGCCGGACGAGGCGGTCAGGATCGGATCCACCGGCGGGCGCATCCTGCGATCAGGCGACTGGCACGTCCCGCGCCACCTGCGCATCGACTCCGAGTACGGCCGAGTACGGCTCGACCTGTCCCAGGCCCTCATCCCGCACTCGCAGATCAACATCGAGCTCCGGCTTGCGTACGGCAGCGCCAGGATCACCCTGCCCGCCGGCGCCAGCGCGAACGCCGACGGAGTACGAACCGAATGGGGCCGCGTGATCTGCAAGGCAGCGGGCCGCCCACGCCCAGGCGCGCTGCACGTCCACATCACCGGAGAGCTCCCCTACGGGCGCCTGACGATTCGCAACTCGCGCACGTGA
- a CDS encoding cation:proton antiporter — MGTLLTAFAALLLLAVLVSSLAHRTILSTAALFLVAGFVLGDGVLGVVSVRPGDELVGTLAELALFAVLFTDGMRVGWKDLRSAWRLPGRALGWGLPLTLGITAVAAHYLLGLGWIESLLIGAILAPTDPVFAAALVGNEKVPPRLRHLLNVESGVNDGLALPFVMLFLAVAAGSEDLHMGELGLELGLGVLIGVAVPWVAIKLEQTRWFSASTQYEPLNALAIGLLVLALGKATHGNLFLAAFAAGITVATFGERQRESFEHFGELIAELFKLAALLLFGALVTPTLLGAVGWKGWLFAILALVLARPVAIWLSFLRSGLSVREQAAVAWFGPKGFASVVYGLIVLASGIAAAQEVFQLVAVTIVLSILLHSSTDIVIARGFDDEHEVPAWFGAARRRRGRSPGDSAS, encoded by the coding sequence GTGGGCACCCTGCTGACGGCTTTCGCCGCCTTGCTGCTGCTCGCCGTGCTCGTCTCGAGCCTGGCTCATCGCACGATCCTGTCCACCGCCGCGCTGTTCCTGGTAGCCGGGTTCGTGCTGGGTGACGGCGTGCTCGGCGTGGTCTCCGTCAGGCCGGGCGACGAGCTGGTGGGCACGCTGGCCGAACTGGCGCTGTTCGCCGTGCTGTTCACCGACGGCATGCGGGTCGGCTGGAAGGACCTGCGCAGCGCATGGCGACTGCCGGGGCGCGCCCTGGGCTGGGGCCTGCCGCTCACCCTGGGCATCACCGCCGTCGCCGCGCACTACCTGCTCGGCCTGGGCTGGATCGAGTCGCTGCTGATCGGCGCCATCCTGGCCCCGACCGACCCGGTCTTCGCCGCCGCGCTGGTCGGCAACGAGAAGGTGCCGCCACGGCTGCGGCACCTTCTCAACGTGGAGTCCGGCGTCAACGACGGGCTGGCGTTGCCGTTCGTCATGCTGTTCCTGGCCGTCGCCGCCGGCTCCGAGGACCTGCATATGGGTGAACTCGGGCTCGAGCTGGGTCTCGGCGTGCTGATCGGCGTGGCGGTGCCGTGGGTGGCGATCAAGCTGGAGCAGACCCGCTGGTTCTCCGCCTCCACCCAGTACGAGCCGCTCAACGCGCTGGCCATCGGGCTGCTGGTGCTGGCGCTGGGCAAGGCCACGCACGGCAACCTGTTCCTTGCGGCGTTCGCCGCGGGCATCACGGTGGCGACGTTCGGTGAGCGGCAGCGCGAGTCGTTCGAGCACTTCGGCGAGCTCATCGCCGAGCTGTTCAAGCTGGCGGCGCTGCTGCTGTTCGGCGCGCTCGTCACCCCCACCCTGCTCGGCGCGGTCGGCTGGAAGGGCTGGCTGTTCGCGATCCTGGCGCTCGTGCTGGCCCGACCGGTCGCGATCTGGCTGTCCTTCCTGCGCTCCGGGCTGTCGGTGCGCGAGCAGGCGGCGGTGGCCTGGTTCGGGCCCAAGGGGTTCGCCTCGGTGGTGTACGGGCTGATCGTGCTGGCCTCCGGCATCGCCGCCGCGCAGGAGGTCTTCCAACTCGTCGCAGTCACCATCGTGCTGTCGATCCTGCTGCATTCGTCCACCGACATCGTCATCGCCCGCGGCTTCGACGACGAGCATGAAGTCCCGGCGTGGTTCGGTGCCGCGCGTCGGCGGCGCGGGAGGTCTCCGGGTGATTCCGCGTCATGA
- a CDS encoding potassium transporter TrkG encodes MIPRHEAPYQALPGSFHHPAQVIATGFGAAVLLGTFLLSLPIATTSGISAGWLTALFTATSAVCVTGLVVVDTESHWSVFGEVVIAALIQVGGLGIMTLATLFTVLVAGRHVLLVLLMFIGRIGPLSLGSALALKERARHCELPEERVIVG; translated from the coding sequence GTGATTCCGCGTCATGAGGCTCCGTATCAGGCCCTTCCTGGATCGTTTCACCACCCGGCGCAGGTCATCGCCACCGGCTTCGGCGCGGCCGTCCTGCTCGGCACCTTCCTGCTGTCGTTGCCGATCGCCACGACCTCCGGCATCTCGGCGGGATGGCTGACCGCGCTGTTCACCGCGACGTCGGCGGTCTGCGTCACCGGCCTGGTCGTGGTGGACACCGAGTCGCACTGGTCGGTGTTCGGCGAGGTGGTGATCGCCGCCCTCATTCAGGTCGGCGGGCTGGGCATCATGACCCTGGCCACGCTGTTCACCGTGCTGGTGGCGGGGCGTCACGTGCTCTTGGTGCTGCTCATGTTCATCGGCCGGATCGGCCCGTTGAGCCTGGGCTCGGCACTCGCGCTGAAAGAGCGGGCGCGCCACTGCGAACTGCCCGAGGAGCGTGTGATCGTCGGCTGA
- a CDS encoding DUF4097 family beta strand repeat-containing protein: MTTPIHNEGNAMRTFDTPEPILAIIDLATANVRIDASERTDTVVEVRPSDELNDADVQAAGHTQIVYADGRLLVRTDKEQPGLASGWGLSLDRLIESPKDWARSLLLGPGSIDVTVSLPAGSRLDAKSEASLRCRGPLGEVSFTTSYGGVRIEQAGRLKLKSTYGDISVDRSSGHAEVTGNHGSIRLGEIDGTAAVKTSHGDVRLGEVTGELRLSSAHGDITVDRALAGVVAKTAYGSVRIGEMVSGSVVMETTGGGLELGISAGSAAWLDVSSKYGTVDVSLDSSDGPGQSDQVIEVRAHTTHGDIAIHRS, translated from the coding sequence ATGACCACACCGATCCACAACGAGGGGAACGCCATGCGGACCTTCGACACCCCAGAACCCATCCTCGCCATCATCGACCTGGCGACCGCCAACGTCAGGATCGACGCGAGCGAGCGCACGGACACCGTCGTGGAGGTCCGCCCGAGCGATGAGCTCAATGACGCCGACGTGCAGGCCGCCGGGCACACCCAGATCGTTTACGCCGATGGCAGGCTGCTGGTACGGACGGACAAGGAGCAGCCCGGCTTGGCGTCCGGCTGGGGCCTGTCGCTCGACAGGCTCATCGAGTCGCCCAAGGACTGGGCGCGCTCGCTGCTGCTCGGACCGGGCTCGATCGACGTGACGGTCAGCCTGCCGGCGGGCTCCCGCCTCGACGCCAAGTCGGAGGCGAGCTTGCGCTGCCGGGGCCCGCTCGGCGAGGTCAGCTTCACCACCTCCTATGGCGGCGTCCGGATCGAGCAGGCCGGGCGGCTCAAGCTGAAGAGCACCTACGGCGACATCTCGGTCGACCGCTCATCCGGACACGCCGAGGTCACCGGGAACCACGGCAGCATCCGCCTCGGCGAGATCGACGGCACGGCCGCGGTCAAGACCTCCCACGGCGACGTCCGCCTCGGCGAGGTGACCGGCGAGCTGCGGCTGAGCTCCGCCCACGGCGACATCACCGTCGATCGCGCCCTGGCCGGCGTCGTCGCCAAGACCGCGTACGGCAGCGTGCGGATCGGCGAGATGGTGTCCGGCTCGGTCGTCATGGAGACCACCGGCGGCGGACTGGAGCTCGGGATCTCCGCGGGGAGCGCCGCCTGGCTGGACGTGAGCTCGAAGTACGGCACCGTGGACGTCTCCCTCGACTCCAGCGACGGCCCCGGCCAGTCGGATCAGGTCATCGAGGTGCGGGCCCACACCACCCACGGCGACATCGCCATCCATCGTTCCTGA
- a CDS encoding CbtB domain-containing protein, which yields MSGLSTSTTIPLPRLRLWLLAVPVLLLIAYLVLMDNGAISQTGAFLHELMHDGRHLLGVPCH from the coding sequence ATGAGTGGCCTGTCCACTTCCACCACCATTCCCCTGCCACGCCTGCGGCTCTGGCTGCTGGCCGTACCCGTACTGCTGCTGATCGCCTACCTGGTCCTCATGGACAACGGGGCGATTTCCCAGACCGGTGCCTTCCTCCATGAACTCATGCACGACGGGCGCCACCTGCTCGGCGTGCCGTGTCACTAG
- a CDS encoding GbsR/MarR family transcriptional regulator, with product MASVEEFVESAGLYFERLGLSRTAGRVVGVLLVDPGDSADAPGLCEQLGVAKSSMSVALGQLERAGLVERFRPPRGRRDHYRLTDDVFGRAFRAKMTEFPKLLDQRDRERR from the coding sequence GTGGCCAGTGTTGAGGAGTTCGTGGAAAGTGCCGGGCTGTACTTCGAGCGTTTGGGGCTCAGCCGTACGGCAGGCCGGGTCGTCGGCGTGCTCCTGGTCGATCCGGGCGATTCCGCCGACGCCCCGGGGTTGTGCGAGCAGCTCGGTGTGGCCAAGAGCAGCATGAGCGTCGCCCTGGGGCAGCTCGAACGGGCCGGGCTCGTCGAGCGCTTCCGCCCACCCCGGGGGCGCCGCGATCACTACCGGCTGACCGACGATGTCTTCGGACGCGCATTCCGAGCGAAGATGACGGAGTTCCCCAAGCTCCTCGACCAACGGGATCGAGAGCGCCGCTGA
- a CDS encoding histidine phosphatase family protein — protein MGLRPGRPTCRSPGRRLTGVLFVRHASTPGMRAARFPADEDADRADLARAASLAGRLGNASVAWVSPAPAAAQTAAALGWEPRPVAALAEADHGRWRGLPYSRIAETEPEALAAWLADPDAAPHGGESLARVASRVAGWLESVRDQHDLVAVCDAGVIRAALGHALGLDPSRAARFDLAPLSTTRLAPGAGGWRVVHVNWKATS, from the coding sequence GTGGGTCTCCGACCGGGCCGCCCGACGTGCCGAAGCCCTGGCCGCCGCCTGACCGGGGTGCTGTTCGTCCGGCATGCCAGCACGCCTGGCATGCGCGCTGCCCGCTTTCCCGCCGACGAGGACGCGGACCGGGCGGACCTGGCCAGGGCCGCCTCCCTGGCCGGGCGGCTCGGGAACGCGTCTGTCGCGTGGGTCTCGCCTGCTCCGGCCGCCGCGCAGACCGCCGCGGCGCTGGGGTGGGAGCCGCGTCCGGTCGCCGCGCTGGCCGAGGCCGATCACGGGCGTTGGCGCGGCCTGCCGTACAGCCGGATCGCCGAGACCGAGCCGGAGGCCCTGGCCGCCTGGCTCGCCGACCCGGACGCCGCGCCACATGGCGGCGAGAGCCTGGCGCGGGTGGCGTCCCGCGTCGCCGGGTGGCTGGAGTCCGTACGGGATCAGCATGACCTCGTGGCGGTCTGCGACGCCGGCGTGATCCGGGCCGCACTCGGCCACGCGCTCGGCCTCGACCCGTCACGCGCCGCCCGCTTCGACCTCGCGCCGCTGTCCACCACGCGGCTCGCGCCCGGCGCCGGCGGGTGGCGCGTCGTTCACGTCAACTGGAAGGCCACGTCGTGA
- a CDS encoding CbtA family protein, producing the protein MIRTLMVRGLLLGLLAGLVAGGFAFVFGEPRIDSAIALEEAATAEAAGSEPEPAGHSHEISRPVQKAGLFLATGLYGLAIGGVFALVYAGLRGRVGPRNEGGLALSAAGMAFVAIILVPFLKYPANPPAVGDPATINDRTFLYVVMVLVGLAATAIAVAVARRITAGSWQRWIGAVAAFLVPVIAAWVVLPTVDEVPEGFPASLLWEFRVASLGTHLVFWAAFGVLFGWVSDRAARRAEALAAA; encoded by the coding sequence ATGATCCGGACCCTGATGGTCAGGGGGCTGCTGCTCGGCCTCCTGGCCGGGCTCGTCGCGGGCGGGTTCGCCTTCGTCTTCGGTGAGCCGCGGATCGACAGTGCGATCGCGCTGGAGGAGGCGGCCACCGCGGAGGCCGCGGGATCCGAGCCGGAGCCCGCCGGGCACAGCCATGAGATCAGCCGGCCGGTGCAGAAGGCCGGCCTCTTCCTGGCCACCGGGCTGTACGGCCTGGCCATCGGCGGGGTCTTCGCGCTGGTCTACGCCGGGCTGCGTGGCCGGGTCGGGCCGCGGAACGAGGGCGGGCTGGCGCTGAGCGCCGCGGGTATGGCGTTCGTGGCCATCATTCTCGTACCGTTCCTGAAATATCCGGCCAACCCGCCCGCGGTCGGCGATCCGGCGACCATCAACGACCGCACGTTCCTCTACGTGGTGATGGTCCTGGTGGGTCTGGCTGCGACCGCCATCGCGGTCGCGGTCGCCCGGCGGATCACGGCCGGATCGTGGCAGCGCTGGATCGGCGCGGTGGCCGCCTTCCTCGTGCCGGTGATCGCCGCGTGGGTGGTGCTGCCGACCGTCGACGAGGTTCCTGAGGGCTTCCCCGCCTCCTTGCTGTGGGAGTTCCGGGTGGCCTCGCTGGGCACGCACCTGGTGTTCTGGGCGGCGTTCGGTGTGCTCTTCGGGTGGGTCTCCGACCGGGCCGCCCGACGTGCCGAAGCCCTGGCCGCCGCCTGA